In one window of Nicotiana tabacum cultivar K326 chromosome 12, ASM71507v2, whole genome shotgun sequence DNA:
- the LOC142167062 gene encoding uncharacterized protein LOC142167062, which translates to MERCLAKSCTIQNDDPTIRREAEILEKDSEDQEMQPEEVQPKIDLKIIPSHLKYAYLEKEQCPMIISSSLTAEQEERLIEVLKTHKEALGWKIADIKGINPTVCTHRILMEDSYKPIVQPKRRLNPTMQEVVKKEIVKLLAAGIIYPISDSPWDMGFIVFLMAIQGITRYQLHQKIKIRQPSRVHMEHMLIGECHLVYATPLLHFSVACDCLDAFETLKKKLSTTLIVVSLDWNQSFEVMCDASDIAVGVVLGQRKDKIFRPIYYASRTMNEAQLNYATTEKELLAVAFVFDKFRPYLIGTNVTVFTDHAALKYLLAKKDTRPRLLRWILLLQEFDLKIKDKKGTENQVADHLSRLENPPLEFSEIKEEFPDEHIFSIDSVVTQPPWFADIANYLVGKWTSQDLSYQQRKKLISDAKYYLWNEPYLFKF; encoded by the exons ATGGAAAGATGCTTGGCCAAATCATGCACCATACAAAATGATGATCCCACCATCAGAAGAGAAGCTGAAATATTGGAAAAGGATTCTGAGGATCAGGAGATGCAACCAGAAGAAGTTCAACCAAAAATCGATCTTAAAATTATCCCATCTCATTTAAAATATGCTTATCTTGAGAAAGAACAATGTCCAATGATTATTTCATCTTCTTTGACTGCAGAACAAGAAGAAAGATTAATTGAAGTCTTGAAAACACACAAAGAAGCCTTAGGGTGGAAAATAGCAGATATCAAAGGGATTAATCCAACTGTTTGTACTCACAGAATCCTCATGGAGGATAGCTACAAGCCAATAGTCCAACCCAAAAGGAGATTGAATCCAACAATGCAAGAAGTGGTAAAAAAGGAGATTGTAAAACTTCTGGCGGCAGGTATCATTTATCCTATTTCAGACAGTCCTTGG GATATGGGTTTTATTGTTTTCTTGATGGCTATTCAGGGTATAACTAGATACCAATTGCACCAGAAGATCAAGATAAGACAACCTTCACGTGTCCACATGGAACATATGCTTATAggagaatgccatttggtttatgcaacgcccctgctacatttcagcgTTGCAT GTGATTGCCTAGATGCATTTGAGACCCTTAAGAAAAAGTTATCAACTACCCTTATAGTTGTGTCTCTTGATTGGAATCAATCTTTTGAGGttatgtgtgatgctagtgatataGCAGTAGGAGTTGTTTTAGGCCAGAGAAAAGATAAGATTTTTCGTCCCatttactatgctagtagaacAATGAATGAGGCTCAACTTAATTATGCCACAACAGAGAAAGAGTTACTAGCAGTAGCTTTTGTATTTGATAAATTTCGTCCATATTTGATAGGAACTAATGTCACAGTTTTCACTGATCATGCAGCTTTGAAATACCTCTTAGCAAAGAAGGATACTAGACCTAGGTTGTTAAGATGGATTTTACTTCTGCAAGAATTTGATCTTaagataaaagataaaaagggGACGGAGAATCAGGTAGCTGATCATTTGTCTAGATTAGAAAATCCTCCCCTTGAGTTTAGTGAGATAAAGGAAGAATTTCCTGATGAACATATTTTTTCAATCGACTCAGTGGTGACTCAACCACCCTGGTTTGCAGATATTGCAAACTACTTGGTTGGAAAGTGGACATCCCAAGATCTCTCGTACCAACAAAGGAAAAAACTTATATCTGATGCAAAGTATTATCTGTGGAATGAaccttacttgtttaaattttga